In Aromatoleum aromaticum EbN1, the sequence GAGCCGGGCGGCTACCTCGTCTACGACTCGTCCAAGCTGGTGCCGCGCGGGAAGCTGCGCGAGGACATCACGGTGATCGGCATCCCGCTCACCGCGCTCTGTAGCCGCGAGTTCGACGACCTGCGCCAGCGCCAGCTGGTGAGGAACATCATGTACGTGGGCGCGCTCGCGGCACTGCTCGACGTCGAGCTCGCGGTGGCCGAGGCGCTGCTCTCGGAGCAGTACCGCGGCAAGGACAAGCTCATCGAGGCCAACGTGAAGGCGCTGCGCATCGGCCATGCCTACGCCCGCGAACATTACCCCTGTCCGCTCGCGCTACGCGTGGAGCGCGCCGAGGCGGTGGGCGAGCGTATCTTCATCGACGGCAACAGCGCCAGCGGCCTCGGTGCGGTCTATGGCGGGGCGACGGTGGCCGGCTGGTACCCGATCACGCCCTCGACTTCGGTGGTGGAGGCCTTCGGCAGCTACTGCCGCAAGCTGCGCACTGACCCCGACAGCGGGCGCGCACGCTACGCCATTGTCCAGGCCGAGGACGAGCTTGCTGCGATCGGCATGGTGATCGGCGCCGGCTGGAACGGGGCGCGCGCCTTCACTGCGACCTCGGGGCCGGGGGTGTCGCTGATGCAGGAGTTTCTCGGCCTGGCCTACTTCGCCGAGATCCCGGCGGTGCTCTTTAACGTGCAGCGCGGCGGCCCATCGACCGGCATGCCCACCCGCACCCAGCAGTCCGATCTGCTCGCCTGCGCCTACGCCTCGCACGGCGACACCCGCCACGTGCTGCTCTTTCCTGAGGATCCGTATGAGTGCTTTGCCTTCGGCGCGCAGGCGTTCGATCTGGCCGAGCGGCTGCAGACGCCCGTCTTCGTCATGCTCGATCTCGATATCGGCATGAACGAGCGGCTGTGCCGGCCCTTCGACTGGGACGACAGCCGCCGCTACGACCGCGGCAAGGTGCTCATCCACGCCGATCTGGAAGCCGGCAAGGAGTTTGGCCGCTATCTGGACATCGACGGCGACGGCATCCCGTACCGCACGCTGCCGGGCACCCACCCCACCAAGGGCGCGTACTTCACCCGCGGCACCACGCGCAACGCCTACGCGCGCTATAGCGAAGCGGGCGCGGACTACGTCTCCAATATGGAGCGGCTGCGACGTAAGTTCGACACCGCCAAGACCTTGGTGCCTGCCCCGGTGCTCACCCCGGCGCCAGAGACCACGCGCGTGGGGGCGATCTGCTACGGCTCGACGAGCCCCGCGATGGCCGAGGCGATCGCGCTGCTCGG encodes:
- a CDS encoding 2-oxoacid:acceptor oxidoreductase subunit alpha — protein: MNPKHVIRSTNDFVVKFANINGSGSASANELFARAILRMGVPVSPRNIFPSNIQGMPTWYEMRVSGAGWLGRRGGCDLMVALNPQTWERDLAEIEPGGYLVYDSSKLVPRGKLREDITVIGIPLTALCSREFDDLRQRQLVRNIMYVGALAALLDVELAVAEALLSEQYRGKDKLIEANVKALRIGHAYAREHYPCPLALRVERAEAVGERIFIDGNSASGLGAVYGGATVAGWYPITPSTSVVEAFGSYCRKLRTDPDSGRARYAIVQAEDELAAIGMVIGAGWNGARAFTATSGPGVSLMQEFLGLAYFAEIPAVLFNVQRGGPSTGMPTRTQQSDLLACAYASHGDTRHVLLFPEDPYECFAFGAQAFDLAERLQTPVFVMLDLDIGMNERLCRPFDWDDSRRYDRGKVLIHADLEAGKEFGRYLDIDGDGIPYRTLPGTHPTKGAYFTRGTTRNAYARYSEAGADYVSNMERLRRKFDTAKTLVPAPVLTPAPETTRVGAICYGSTSPAMAEAIALLGAQGIHLDVLRVRAFPFADEVLEFIADHDIVFVVEQNESAQLRTLLINEGEIAPKKLMRVLHYDGTPITARLIAGCIGEALAERGASPLGTPALSLCKVAS